One window from the genome of Alkalihalobacillus sp. LMS6 encodes:
- a CDS encoding ABC transporter permease: protein MKALLQLLKEQYENKHLIWRLAAFEQKSKFQLHYLGAFWQLFSPLMQVVVFFVIFGLGIRQGQDVGDTPFFVYLLCGLIPWFFISPTVLQGSNSIHKKIKMVSKMKFPVSVLPAITIAGNSISFFVMLGILCVVLAIYSVFSGVYLLQLPYYFLCLYAFLYVFTIFSATLATVVRDYYQFLEAGMRMMFFLSPIIWAPDSMDDRLLSFLQLNPFYYILNGFRDSFIGGTWFFENITYMIYFWALILLIGFLGATVFKKFKNSFVDYL, encoded by the coding sequence GCAGCATTTGAACAAAAAAGTAAGTTTCAACTCCATTACTTAGGCGCTTTTTGGCAGTTATTTAGTCCGCTGATGCAAGTCGTGGTCTTTTTTGTTATTTTTGGGCTTGGTATTAGACAAGGACAAGATGTTGGCGATACACCGTTTTTTGTGTACTTACTTTGTGGATTAATTCCGTGGTTTTTTATAAGCCCGACCGTCCTTCAAGGATCAAACAGTATTCATAAAAAAATTAAAATGGTTTCAAAAATGAAATTCCCAGTAAGCGTACTACCTGCTATAACGATTGCAGGAAATTCAATTAGCTTTTTTGTTATGTTAGGAATTTTATGTGTGGTACTAGCCATATACTCTGTCTTTTCAGGCGTGTATTTATTGCAGCTACCGTATTATTTCCTATGCTTGTATGCTTTTCTTTATGTGTTTACGATCTTTAGTGCGACGCTCGCAACCGTTGTAAGAGACTATTATCAGTTTCTTGAAGCTGGGATGCGAATGATGTTCTTTTTAAGTCCAATTATTTGGGCACCAGATTCAATGGATGATCGCTTGCTTTCCTTTTTACAATTAAATCCGTTCTACTATATTTTAAACGGATTTCGAGATTCCTTTATTGGAGGTACGTGGTTTTTTGAAAATATCACGTATATGATTTATTTCTGGGCATTAATCCTTTTAATTGGATTCCTTGGTGCAACGGTCTTTAAGAAATTTAAAAACAGCTTTGTTGATTATTTATAA
- the tagH gene encoding teichoic acids export ABC transporter ATP-binding subunit TagH: MNPKMKLEGVTKKYTLFTSNSEKLKAMFLPKMQKENRDFYALKDISLEIYEGETIGIVGINGSGKSTISNILAGVIPPTEGNLDVQGETSLIAINVGLNNQLNGYENIEQKCLMHGFSKKEIDQLLPSIEEFADIGDFMNQPVKNYSSGMKSRLGFAISAHTNPDILIVDEALSVGDKTFYQKCKDKIDEFKAQNKTIIFISHNIKEIKNISDRVLWLHNGETRAFGDKTKVVEEYEAYINWFTALSKEEQKDHKEELKMQRSVANVEMVETETYGPRGKKKHAKRKDQEQKKHSVLFFSQLVVLVAVFVVAAYLLAVQPLLSADAEEEQVSTEEEVAVSETSGEDDDDGWLEYSAPERAVIQDVDTPLYTSNDSSTAVMTLPFGTEVAVTGENDAQTVVQIENDGDDLFIEADAILYVDEAERVNREAVEAELLNRHNVSLTDIETTMNQPYEEVMGAASFEAADEFGYGYYAYVNENLLKIDQQNELAAILLTANEEPLIEETPFFYLEEDGIYFLWNEENGVLLVAENE; this comes from the coding sequence ATGAATCCTAAGATGAAATTAGAAGGCGTCACAAAAAAATATACGCTTTTTACGAGCAATAGTGAGAAGTTAAAAGCGATGTTTTTGCCGAAGATGCAAAAAGAAAATCGTGACTTTTATGCATTAAAAGATATTTCCCTGGAAATTTACGAAGGGGAGACAATCGGAATTGTTGGTATAAATGGTTCAGGGAAATCGACCATTTCGAATATATTAGCAGGCGTAATCCCACCTACAGAAGGGAACCTAGATGTTCAAGGCGAGACATCTTTAATTGCGATAAACGTTGGGTTAAATAACCAGTTAAATGGATACGAAAACATTGAACAAAAATGTTTGATGCACGGATTTTCAAAAAAAGAAATCGATCAGCTTTTGCCATCGATTGAAGAGTTCGCCGATATTGGTGATTTTATGAACCAGCCGGTAAAGAACTATTCTTCAGGAATGAAGTCTCGATTAGGATTTGCGATTTCCGCTCATACAAATCCAGATATTCTAATTGTTGATGAAGCTTTATCTGTCGGCGATAAAACATTCTATCAGAAGTGTAAAGATAAAATTGATGAGTTTAAAGCACAAAACAAAACGATTATCTTTATCAGTCATAACATTAAAGAAATCAAAAACATTTCAGATCGAGTGTTATGGCTCCACAACGGTGAAACGCGTGCATTTGGCGATAAAACAAAAGTCGTAGAAGAGTACGAAGCGTACATTAATTGGTTTACGGCGTTATCAAAAGAAGAGCAGAAAGATCATAAAGAAGAATTGAAAATGCAGCGTTCAGTGGCAAACGTTGAAATGGTTGAAACTGAAACGTATGGACCGCGAGGAAAGAAAAAACATGCGAAGCGTAAAGATCAAGAACAAAAAAAGCACTCAGTTTTATTTTTTAGTCAGTTAGTTGTTCTTGTTGCAGTGTTTGTCGTTGCGGCGTATCTATTAGCTGTACAGCCTCTTCTTTCAGCCGATGCTGAAGAAGAACAAGTGTCAACTGAAGAGGAAGTGGCTGTTTCAGAAACCTCTGGAGAAGACGACGATGACGGTTGGCTTGAGTATAGTGCTCCAGAACGTGCTGTAATTCAAGATGTGGATACGCCACTTTACACATCGAACGACAGCTCCACAGCAGTGATGACGCTTCCTTTTGGAACGGAAGTAGCGGTGACCGGTGAAAATGATGCGCAAACGGTTGTTCAAATTGAAAATGACGGGGACGACTTATTTATTGAAGCAGACGCGATTTTGTATGTTGATGAGGCTGAAAGAGTGAACCGTGAAGCGGTTGAAGCTGAATTATTGAACAGACATAACGTGTCTCTTACCGACATTGAAACAACGATGAATCAACCATATGAAGAAGTAATGGGTGCGGCTTCGTTTGAAGCTGCCGATGAGTTTGGCTATGGCTACTATGCATATGTGAATGAAAATCTGTTAAAAATAGATCAGCAGAATGAATTAGCTGCCATTCTTCTCACCGCAAATGAAGAACCGTTAATAGAAGAAACACCCTTCTTCTATTTAGAAGAAGACGGAATCTATTTTTTGTGGAATGAAGAAAATGGTGTATTACTCGTAGCGGAAAATGAATAG
- a CDS encoding M20/M25/M40 family metallo-hydrolase: protein MDKSFLFELLKTPSPSGHEEAIQHKWLSYMSEHVNNLDTDLAGNAIATINREATFSVLLAGHCDEIGFIVKAIDDSGFLYVEELGRLSPLPALGMEVTIHGKHGNVRGVFGANAQHHGGAKADLTMDDLFIDCGARSAEEVQQSVEIGDPITYNIEPAELLNGCIHGRGLDNRTGAFIVAEVMKRLSKDLPEVCVHGVSTVNEETNMGGAYFAGSRLKPDLAIALDVTFATDYPSAQLGKVGEVTLAGGPVLAKGAPINKKANERLLQAAEKLGISVQYELTPRTTGTDADQLRLTGDGVPIVLVSLPLRYMHAPREVVALQDIEQEIDLLVTFIKELNTNVDLRPTSWKKQT from the coding sequence TTGGATAAATCCTTTTTGTTTGAATTGCTAAAAACTCCTTCCCCATCTGGACATGAAGAAGCCATTCAGCATAAATGGCTCTCATACATGAGCGAACACGTAAATAACCTCGATACAGATCTAGCGGGAAACGCGATTGCAACAATTAATCGGGAAGCGACGTTTAGTGTGTTGCTAGCAGGTCATTGTGATGAGATTGGATTTATCGTGAAAGCGATTGATGATTCAGGTTTTCTTTACGTTGAAGAATTAGGAAGGCTGAGTCCCTTACCAGCGCTCGGAATGGAGGTCACCATTCACGGGAAGCATGGAAACGTGCGAGGGGTCTTTGGAGCAAATGCACAGCATCATGGAGGTGCAAAAGCAGATTTAACAATGGATGACTTATTTATTGATTGCGGCGCACGCTCAGCAGAAGAGGTACAGCAATCTGTTGAAATTGGTGATCCAATAACGTATAACATTGAGCCTGCTGAACTTCTTAATGGATGTATCCATGGAAGAGGACTGGACAATCGCACTGGCGCGTTCATCGTGGCAGAGGTTATGAAGCGTTTGTCTAAAGATTTACCTGAAGTATGTGTACATGGTGTAAGTACGGTTAATGAAGAAACGAACATGGGCGGCGCATATTTTGCTGGTTCACGTTTAAAGCCTGACTTGGCGATTGCCCTTGACGTGACGTTTGCGACAGATTATCCGTCAGCTCAACTCGGAAAAGTTGGAGAAGTTACACTTGCAGGTGGTCCTGTGCTGGCAAAAGGAGCCCCTATTAACAAAAAAGCAAATGAACGATTGCTACAAGCAGCAGAAAAATTGGGGATCTCTGTACAATATGAATTGACCCCAAGAACGACAGGCACCGATGCTGATCAACTAAGATTAACAGGTGACGGCGTACCAATTGTTCTTGTTTCCCTCCCGCTTCGCTACATGCATGCACCTCGTGAAGTGGTGGCATTACAAGATATTGAGCAAGAGATTGACTTGCTCGTTACCTTTATAAAAGAGCTAAATACGAATGTTGATTTACGTCCAACTAGTTGGAAGAAGCAGACATAA